The Candidatus Methylacidiphilales bacterium sequence GAGATTCTAATTGAATCCCTCTTAAGACATAACTCATTTGATTCCCTATCTGCGTCGAATTAAAACCAGAGATCCCACTCGTCAACCCGCTCGAATGCCGTCCCGTCGGATCCACGCCATTCACCGGATCATTATTCGCGTAACTGTAGAGGCTTATATCTGAGGCGTGGCCGAGGGGATCGGCGGAGAGGAAGCGCGCGGTGGGATAATGATACAGCCTTGCGCCCATGTGAATCACATCGCCTTCCGTGCGATACCCCCGCCAGCCGCTAGCTTCATGCAAGCCCACCCCCTCCCCAAGCCGCTTCTTTTCTGCT is a genomic window containing:
- a CDS encoding RHS repeat-associated core domain-containing protein translates to AEKKRLGEGVGLHEASGWRGYRTEGDVIHMGARLYHYPTARFLSADPLGHASDISLYSYANNDPVNGVDPTGRHSSGLTSGISGFNSTQIGNQMSYVLRGIQLESQLRIEKAQLASAVYYNDGGVSAGAIPSNYSLITKYDFPDSGLFAAKYLDNSTVKLI